The following coding sequences are from one Microbulbifer sp. TB1203 window:
- a CDS encoding MbcA/ParS/Xre antitoxin family protein produces the protein MNTAAAPAEQDRKRIGKMLMTLFDHWQLSTSEQLSLLGLSKDNRAALSKYRKGQPLANDRDKLERAGSLLGIHKSLRLLFPHDRELAYGWMKRPNRAFNGLTPTQLIDRQGMIGIYMVRAYLDSQRGR, from the coding sequence CACTGCCGCCGCACCGGCAGAACAGGACAGGAAGCGCATTGGCAAGATGCTGATGACCCTGTTCGACCACTGGCAGCTCAGTACCAGCGAACAGTTGAGCCTGTTGGGGCTGTCCAAAGACAACCGGGCCGCCCTGAGCAAGTACCGGAAAGGCCAGCCTCTCGCCAACGACCGCGACAAGCTGGAGCGGGCCGGCAGCCTGCTCGGCATTCACAAGTCACTGCGGCTGCTTTTCCCCCACGACCGCGAACTCGCCTACGGCTGGATGAAGCGACCCAACCGCGCGTTCAACGGCCTGACCCCGACCCAGTTGATCGATCGGCAGGGCATGATCGGCATCTACATGGTGCGCGCCTACCTCGACAGCCAGAGGGGCCGCTGA
- a CDS encoding RES family NAD+ phosphorylase — protein sequence MTIGSLGGLALLEVDGDLYRNIVSLRVSQDLFDDLSDDPADWQAAIELEAACKPLQYESRQPVIDRPFEDAEFISAVRFPFDNWSQSRFSRGQFGVWYGSPELETTIFETAYHWRNGLLADAGLENREGVSIERRVHLVHCRSALINLLPKAAEWPELRADDYAPCQSLGERVHREGHPGLWAPSARCDGTNAAVFTPRVLSNPRPHCYLTYRIEGGAVKVWRDPETALMAI from the coding sequence ATGACGATAGGATCGCTGGGCGGGCTGGCCCTGCTGGAGGTGGACGGGGACCTCTACCGCAACATCGTGTCACTGCGGGTATCCCAGGACCTCTTCGACGACCTGAGCGATGATCCCGCGGATTGGCAGGCGGCCATTGAGCTGGAGGCGGCCTGTAAGCCTCTCCAGTACGAGTCCCGCCAGCCGGTGATCGATCGCCCGTTCGAGGATGCGGAGTTTATCTCCGCGGTGCGCTTTCCGTTCGACAACTGGTCGCAGAGCCGCTTCAGCCGCGGCCAGTTCGGCGTCTGGTACGGCAGCCCCGAACTGGAAACCACTATCTTCGAGACGGCCTACCACTGGCGCAACGGCTTGCTGGCGGACGCCGGCCTGGAGAACCGCGAGGGGGTTTCAATCGAGCGCAGAGTTCATCTGGTGCACTGCCGCAGTGCCCTGATCAACCTGCTCCCGAAGGCCGCCGAATGGCCCGAACTGCGGGCCGACGATTACGCCCCCTGCCAGTCGCTGGGCGAGCGGGTCCACCGCGAGGGCCACCCCGGCCTCTGGGCGCCTTCCGCCCGCTGCGACGGCACCAACGCGGCGGTCTTCACGCCGCGCGTACTGAGCAACCCGCGCCCCCATTGCTATCTCACCTACCGGATCGAGGGCGGTGCGGTGAAGGTGTGGCGGGATCCCGAAACCGCGCTGATGGCCATCTGA
- a CDS encoding Hsp70 family protein yields MTKLYLGIDLGTTNSAAAVFDGEQTEVIPNKRGQANTPSVVRIAGDKVTVGDRARKFLESDAANTHREFKRLMGTGKLTAPDSAGKQWSPEQLSAEVLKTLLDDTEAATGTRPSQAVITVPALFELPQSKATSEAAHLAGLEKIELLPEPVASAFSAGWSEDSVGQSWLVFDLGGGTFDASLVEARDGLLRVIGHDGDNFLGGRDIDRLLVDWVVRQLETNHQVQIPIDDPTHKSLAAKLYSEAEQAKIRLSTQTTTMLEIDLELDGEDIVDELPINREELELLCEPVISRALEICRRLLAEHGLNEGGLDRTVLVGGPAHMPVIRNRITAELAPLVAEDRNPMTLVAEGAALYAVSIGLVSENEKAAQPASSGCKFWLQYPNVCSELDPTVMGRLVSAEGSSPAAIQFVRDGWEGEKVSLNQENAFLTSVSIQPSKATRFAMRCFDANDKQIPAHPETVSIMHGLTLSDPPLSRSIGVALANGYVKTFLERGTPLPARRTFSQSTIDTLMPGTEGELNIPIVQGERAKARYCRRVGNLVIRARDLKKPLYAGSKVEISLEVDRGGNMESQATLPDQNLLIKGVAELVIPSADPQAMRAMWQSLQQRGSILQQDAFRERNESMVRQLERQQQHLGEIGVQLAGAMEDEDTRQRLYRNLLELEAEVEELEQRGQIDELRDQCETEYLNAQYSVMQWGSDTDKRLFADLEKKMATALERGRVTELERIIEQMERINHAAYRKSPEYWADQFHHAASRLHEARDMKRAKRLVEQGHSLLEQDKPDELRGITQSLWALLPDRIRAAEDTHDSGVF; encoded by the coding sequence ATGACCAAGCTGTATCTGGGGATCGATCTCGGCACCACCAATTCTGCCGCCGCGGTTTTTGATGGCGAACAAACTGAAGTCATACCAAACAAGCGCGGCCAGGCAAATACTCCCTCCGTGGTGCGCATCGCTGGCGACAAAGTGACGGTCGGCGACCGCGCCCGCAAGTTCCTCGAAAGCGATGCGGCCAATACCCATCGCGAATTCAAGCGCCTGATGGGTACCGGCAAACTGACGGCGCCGGACAGCGCCGGCAAGCAGTGGTCACCGGAGCAGCTGTCCGCCGAAGTGCTCAAGACATTGCTGGATGATACCGAAGCCGCTACCGGCACACGCCCTTCCCAAGCGGTCATTACCGTACCCGCACTGTTTGAACTCCCGCAAAGCAAAGCCACATCTGAAGCCGCACATCTGGCCGGCCTTGAGAAAATCGAACTGCTGCCGGAACCGGTAGCATCCGCATTTTCCGCCGGCTGGTCGGAAGATTCGGTGGGGCAGTCCTGGCTTGTATTCGATCTCGGCGGCGGCACCTTCGATGCCTCACTGGTGGAAGCGCGGGACGGCCTTTTACGCGTGATAGGCCACGACGGCGACAACTTCCTGGGCGGCCGCGATATCGATCGACTGCTGGTGGACTGGGTGGTGCGGCAACTGGAAACCAACCATCAGGTTCAGATCCCCATTGACGACCCGACTCACAAGTCGCTGGCCGCCAAACTGTACAGCGAAGCCGAGCAGGCCAAGATCCGCCTTTCCACGCAAACCACGACAATGTTGGAAATCGATCTCGAGCTGGACGGCGAGGACATCGTCGATGAACTGCCAATCAACCGCGAGGAACTGGAGCTACTGTGCGAGCCGGTAATCAGCCGCGCCCTGGAAATTTGCCGCCGCCTGCTGGCCGAACACGGTCTGAACGAAGGGGGCCTGGATCGCACCGTGCTGGTTGGCGGGCCGGCCCATATGCCGGTTATCCGCAACCGTATAACCGCGGAGCTCGCACCACTTGTCGCCGAAGACAGGAACCCAATGACCCTGGTTGCCGAAGGCGCGGCCCTGTATGCCGTGTCGATCGGGCTTGTCAGCGAAAACGAGAAAGCCGCCCAGCCCGCATCCAGCGGCTGCAAATTCTGGCTGCAATACCCGAACGTTTGCTCCGAACTGGACCCCACCGTGATGGGACGCTTGGTCAGCGCAGAGGGCAGCTCCCCCGCCGCCATTCAATTTGTTCGCGATGGCTGGGAAGGCGAGAAAGTCTCCCTGAACCAGGAAAACGCTTTCCTGACCTCGGTCAGCATACAGCCCTCCAAAGCCACCCGCTTTGCAATGCGCTGCTTCGACGCCAATGACAAGCAGATACCCGCGCACCCGGAAACCGTTTCCATCATGCATGGGCTCACCTTGTCTGATCCACCGCTGTCCCGCTCCATCGGCGTGGCCCTGGCCAATGGTTACGTCAAGACCTTCCTGGAGCGGGGCACTCCATTACCGGCGCGGCGGACTTTTTCCCAATCCACCATCGACACACTCATGCCAGGCACAGAGGGGGAATTGAACATTCCCATTGTGCAGGGGGAACGCGCCAAAGCCCGTTACTGCCGCCGGGTGGGCAACCTGGTCATCCGCGCCCGCGATTTGAAAAAGCCGCTGTATGCCGGTTCCAAAGTGGAAATCTCGCTGGAAGTGGACCGCGGTGGCAATATGGAGTCGCAAGCCACGCTGCCCGACCAGAACCTGCTTATCAAGGGGGTGGCCGAGCTGGTGATCCCCAGCGCCGATCCGCAGGCCATGCGCGCCATGTGGCAATCGCTCCAACAACGCGGCTCAATCCTGCAACAGGATGCCTTCAGGGAGCGCAATGAAAGCATGGTGCGCCAGCTGGAACGTCAGCAGCAGCATCTTGGCGAAATCGGCGTACAACTGGCCGGCGCCATGGAAGACGAAGACACTCGCCAGCGGCTGTACCGCAACCTGCTTGAACTTGAGGCAGAAGTGGAAGAACTGGAACAGCGGGGGCAAATCGACGAACTGCGTGACCAGTGTGAGACCGAATATCTGAACGCGCAATATAGCGTCATGCAATGGGGAAGCGATACGGACAAGCGCCTGTTCGCCGACCTGGAAAAGAAAATGGCAACGGCACTGGAAAGAGGGCGGGTTACCGAACTGGAAAGAATCATTGAACAAATGGAGCGAATCAACCACGCCGCTTACCGCAAGAGCCCGGAGTACTGGGCCGACCAGTTCCACCATGCGGCATCGCGCCTGCATGAAGCGCGCGACATGAAACGGGCCAAACGCCTGGTCGAGCAGGGGCACAGCCTGCTGGAACAGGACAAGCCAGATGAGCTGCGCGGTATCACCCAGTCCCTGTGGGCGCTGCTGCCCGACCGTATTCGCGCTGCAGAGGATACCCATGACTCCGGCGTTTTCTGA
- the thiI gene encoding tRNA uracil 4-sulfurtransferase ThiI — MHFVVKFFPEITIKSNPVRKRMSRQLRDNLQRQLKPLDDRIRVRQDWEKIDVIAPDAVAHLAGRIHEVLAHTPGIANFSSVRQFPLGDLHDIYEKTLSVWGNKLSGKTFCVRAKRTGNHDFKSLDVEQYVGGGLNQHTGAAGVKLKDPDITVKLEIRHDKLNVVEAQTPGLGGFPLGTQDPVLSLVSGGFDSTVASYLTIKRGIRTHFLFFNLGGRQHELGVKEVAFYLWNKYGSSHRVRFITVPFDEVVAEILERVDDSYMGVILKRMMLRAASTVAEELEVDALVTGEAIAQVSSQTLRNLSVIDSVTDTLVLRPLIASDKNDIIRTAREIGTEEFAANMPEYCGVISVKPTTRAKRDKVEKEEARFDFSILDRAVASRTIQNIDRVMEDLQGETPPVEIATEPGDAVVIDIRHPTEEEMDPLEVPGTQVDTIPFYRLSSAFGNLDRDRHYLLYCARGVMSQLHAAHLMDEGYRNVGVFRPERPAADK, encoded by the coding sequence ATGCACTTCGTCGTCAAGTTCTTTCCCGAAATCACCATCAAGAGCAACCCGGTGCGCAAGCGCATGTCGCGCCAGCTCAGGGACAACCTGCAGCGCCAGCTGAAACCGCTGGACGACCGCATCCGCGTGCGCCAGGACTGGGAGAAGATCGATGTGATCGCCCCGGACGCGGTGGCCCACCTGGCCGGCCGCATCCATGAAGTGCTGGCCCATACCCCCGGGATCGCCAACTTCTCCAGCGTGCGCCAGTTCCCCCTGGGCGACCTGCACGACATCTATGAAAAGACCCTGTCGGTGTGGGGCAACAAGCTGTCCGGCAAGACCTTCTGCGTGCGCGCCAAGCGCACCGGCAACCACGACTTCAAGTCCCTGGACGTGGAGCAGTATGTGGGCGGCGGCCTGAACCAGCACACCGGCGCCGCCGGGGTAAAGCTGAAGGACCCGGATATCACCGTGAAGCTGGAGATCCGCCACGACAAACTCAATGTGGTGGAAGCGCAGACCCCGGGGCTCGGCGGCTTTCCCCTGGGGACCCAGGACCCGGTGCTGTCCCTGGTGTCCGGCGGCTTCGACTCCACCGTGGCCAGCTACCTGACCATCAAGCGCGGTATCCGCACCCACTTTCTGTTCTTCAACCTGGGCGGGCGCCAGCACGAGCTGGGCGTGAAGGAGGTGGCCTTCTATCTATGGAACAAGTACGGCTCCTCCCACCGGGTGCGCTTTATCACCGTGCCCTTCGACGAGGTGGTGGCGGAGATCCTGGAGAGGGTGGACGACTCCTATATGGGGGTGATCCTCAAGCGCATGATGCTGCGCGCCGCCAGCACCGTCGCCGAAGAACTGGAAGTGGACGCGCTGGTTACCGGCGAGGCCATCGCCCAGGTCTCCAGCCAAACCCTGAGGAACCTCTCGGTGATCGACAGCGTCACCGACACCCTGGTGCTGCGCCCGCTGATCGCCAGCGACAAGAACGACATCATCCGCACCGCGCGGGAGATCGGCACCGAGGAATTCGCGGCGAATATGCCCGAGTACTGCGGGGTCATCTCGGTAAAACCCACCACCCGTGCAAAAAGGGACAAGGTGGAAAAAGAAGAGGCCCGATTCGACTTCTCCATCCTCGACCGCGCCGTCGCCAGCCGCACGATACAGAACATCGACCGGGTGATGGAGGACCTGCAGGGTGAAACCCCGCCGGTGGAGATTGCCACTGAGCCCGGCGACGCGGTGGTGATCGATATCCGCCACCCCACCGAGGAGGAGATGGACCCGCTGGAAGTGCCCGGCACCCAGGTGGACACCATTCCCTTCTACCGCCTGAGCAGCGCCTTCGGGAACCTGGACCGGGACCGCCACTACCTCCTCTACTGCGCCCGCGGGGTAATGAGCCAGCTGCACGCCGCGCACCTGATGGACGAGGGCTATCGCAATGTGGGTGTTTTCCGGCCGGAAAGACCCGCGGCAGACAAGTAG
- the glnA gene encoding glutamate--ammonia ligase, protein MSAKTLGLIQESEAKWVDLRFTDSKGKEQHVSIPTSEIDGEFFEEGKMFDGSSIAGWKGINESDMILMPDDETAFLDPFTDESTVIIRCNIVEPSTGQGYERDPRSIALRAEEYLKSTGLGDTVLFGPEPEFFVFDDITWGAEMGGAFYKINSEEAAWSSGQSYPEGNIGHRPGVKGGYFPVPPVDSLHDVRAAMCSAMEQMGLRVEVHHHEVGTAGQCEIGVAANTLTKKADEVQILKYAVHNVAHAYGKTATFMPKPLVGDNGSGMHVHQSFSKDGVNQFAGDAYAGLSETALYYIGGIIKHARSLNAFTNASTNSYKRLVPGFEAPVILAYSARNRSASIRIPYVPSPKGKRIEARFPDPTANPYLAFAAMLMAGLDGIKNKIHPGDPADKDLYDLPPHEVAEFPTVASSLEMALDALDQDRAYLTEGGVFSDDAIDAYIALKREEVERLQMTTHPVEFELYYSV, encoded by the coding sequence ATGTCAGCGAAAACGCTCGGTTTGATTCAAGAGAGTGAGGCCAAATGGGTAGACCTGCGCTTCACCGATTCCAAGGGGAAAGAACAACACGTATCCATTCCGACGTCGGAAATTGACGGCGAGTTCTTCGAAGAAGGCAAGATGTTCGATGGTTCCTCCATCGCCGGCTGGAAGGGCATCAACGAATCCGACATGATCCTGATGCCGGACGACGAGACCGCTTTCCTCGACCCCTTCACCGACGAGAGCACCGTAATCATCCGTTGCAACATCGTCGAGCCGTCCACCGGCCAGGGCTACGAGCGCGATCCGCGCTCCATCGCGCTGCGCGCCGAGGAATACCTCAAGTCCACCGGCCTGGGCGACACCGTGCTGTTCGGACCGGAGCCCGAGTTCTTCGTGTTCGACGACATCACCTGGGGCGCGGAAATGGGCGGCGCCTTCTACAAGATCAACTCCGAGGAGGCCGCCTGGTCTTCCGGCCAGTCCTACCCGGAAGGCAACATCGGCCACCGCCCGGGCGTGAAGGGCGGTTACTTCCCGGTTCCGCCGGTGGACTCCCTGCACGACGTGCGCGCCGCCATGTGCTCCGCCATGGAGCAGATGGGCCTGAGAGTGGAAGTGCACCACCACGAAGTGGGCACCGCCGGCCAGTGTGAGATCGGCGTGGCCGCCAACACCCTGACCAAGAAAGCGGACGAGGTGCAGATCCTCAAGTACGCGGTGCACAACGTGGCCCACGCCTACGGCAAGACCGCCACTTTCATGCCCAAGCCGCTGGTGGGCGACAACGGTTCCGGCATGCACGTACACCAGTCCTTCAGCAAGGACGGCGTCAACCAGTTCGCCGGCGACGCCTACGCGGGCCTGTCCGAGACTGCCCTGTACTACATCGGCGGTATCATCAAGCACGCCCGTTCGCTGAACGCCTTCACCAACGCTTCCACCAACTCCTACAAGCGTCTGGTACCGGGCTTCGAGGCGCCGGTAATCCTGGCTTACTCCGCGCGCAACCGCTCCGCGTCCATCCGCATTCCGTATGTGCCCAGCCCGAAAGGCAAGCGCATCGAAGCGCGCTTCCCTGACCCGACCGCCAACCCCTACCTGGCCTTCGCGGCCATGCTGATGGCGGGTCTCGACGGCATCAAGAACAAGATCCACCCCGGCGACCCGGCGGACAAGGATCTGTACGACCTGCCGCCGCACGAAGTGGCCGAGTTCCCCACCGTGGCCTCCAGCCTGGAAATGGCCCTGGATGCCCTGGACCAGGACCGCGCCTACCTCACCGAGGGTGGAGTCTTCTCCGACGACGCCATCGACGCCTACATCGCGTTGAAGCGTGAAGAGGTGGAGCGCCTGCAGATGACCACTCACCCGGTCGAGTTCGAGCTGTACTACTCCGTATAA
- a CDS encoding DUF4124 domain-containing protein, with protein sequence MAAIDIAMKKFSLFLALLLVTPLLALAGDDGTDDPTPGNTIYKTVGPDGQVIFSDTPPAGSKAERVEVGPTNVQPIVAPRPLPTRKLSPRDRDRQDDQGPINFAIVSPQNGTTITPGQRFIVLEVAVNPVPRDGYRFFAVVDGQPWVGSSSGTSLDLSALERGTHHIQAVLTDLSGNPLAQSQTITLYVKRASLDVPDNPAPQAPRAPRAQPAPTP encoded by the coding sequence ATGGCCGCGATCGATATCGCTATGAAAAAATTTTCCCTGTTCCTGGCACTACTTCTGGTCACCCCGCTACTGGCGCTCGCCGGCGACGACGGCACCGACGACCCCACCCCCGGCAACACCATCTACAAAACTGTCGGCCCCGACGGCCAGGTAATCTTCAGCGACACCCCGCCGGCGGGCAGCAAGGCGGAAAGGGTGGAGGTGGGCCCCACCAACGTGCAGCCCATCGTCGCGCCCCGCCCGCTGCCGACCCGCAAACTGTCGCCCAGGGACCGCGACCGGCAGGACGACCAGGGGCCGATCAATTTCGCCATCGTCAGCCCACAGAACGGCACCACCATCACCCCCGGGCAGCGCTTTATCGTGCTGGAAGTGGCGGTGAACCCGGTGCCACGGGACGGCTACCGGTTCTTCGCGGTGGTGGACGGCCAGCCCTGGGTGGGCAGCTCCTCCGGCACCAGTCTGGACCTTTCCGCCCTGGAGCGGGGTACCCACCATATCCAGGCGGTGCTCACCGACCTCAGCGGCAATCCCCTGGCCCAGTCGCAGACCATAACCCTCTACGTCAAACGCGCCAGCCTGGACGTGCCCGACAACCCCGCGCCCCAGGCACCCCGGGCCCCCAGGGCCCAGCCCGCCCCCACCCCCTGA
- the glnL gene encoding nitrogen regulation protein NR(II) produces the protein MLNDRQLRQLLDNLTSAVVVLDGSLLLCYLNSAAEDLLAASSARVSGLPLEEIVRESAASQRAMREALASGQKYTVRRANWRLHNLEQRTVDYSVSPVPELGLLLMEVQSMDRLLRIAREDALISAQETTRNLVRGLAHEVKNPLGGIRGAAQLLQRELPDRDLAEYTQIIIDEADRLRDLVDRLLGPRRPAQLKPVNVHEILERVAQLIDAECDGTLDIRRDYDPSIPDIPADSGQLIQALLNIARNAMQAIDESIGLAAGEIVLRTRIQRQFTIGRRHCPLVCRIEIEDNGPGIAEEIRERIFYPMISGRAEGSGLGLSISQNIINQHRGLIKCDSRPGQSVFQIYLPLAGE, from the coding sequence ATGCTCAACGATCGCCAGTTGCGCCAGCTGTTGGACAACCTGACTTCCGCGGTGGTGGTGCTGGATGGCAGCCTGTTGCTCTGCTATCTCAACTCCGCCGCCGAGGACCTGCTCGCCGCTTCCAGCGCGCGGGTCAGCGGGCTGCCGCTGGAAGAAATAGTGCGCGAATCCGCCGCCTCCCAGCGGGCCATGCGCGAGGCCCTGGCCAGCGGCCAGAAATACACGGTGCGCCGCGCCAACTGGCGGCTGCACAACCTGGAACAGCGCACGGTGGACTATTCGGTGAGCCCGGTGCCCGAGTTGGGCCTGCTGCTGATGGAAGTGCAGTCCATGGACCGCCTGTTGCGCATCGCCCGGGAGGACGCGCTGATCTCGGCCCAGGAGACCACCCGCAACCTGGTGCGCGGCCTGGCCCACGAGGTGAAAAATCCCCTCGGGGGTATCCGCGGCGCCGCGCAGTTGTTGCAGCGCGAACTGCCGGACCGGGACCTGGCCGAGTACACGCAGATCATCATCGACGAGGCGGATCGTCTGCGGGATCTGGTCGACCGGCTGCTGGGCCCGCGCAGGCCGGCGCAGCTGAAGCCGGTCAACGTGCACGAAATTCTCGAGCGGGTGGCCCAACTGATCGACGCCGAGTGCGACGGCACACTGGACATCCGCCGCGACTACGACCCCTCGATCCCGGACATTCCCGCGGACAGTGGACAGCTGATCCAGGCACTGCTGAATATCGCCCGCAACGCCATGCAGGCCATCGACGAGAGCATCGGCCTCGCGGCCGGGGAAATCGTGCTGCGCACCCGCATCCAGCGCCAGTTCACCATCGGCCGGCGCCACTGCCCGCTGGTGTGCCGCATCGAGATCGAGGACAACGGCCCGGGCATCGCCGAGGAAATCCGCGAGCGGATTTTCTACCCGATGATTTCCGGGCGCGCCGAGGGCTCCGGGCTGGGGCTGTCCATCTCGCAGAACATCATCAACCAGCATCGGGGGCTGATCAAATGCGACAGCCGCCCCGGGCAGAGCGTCTTCCAGATCTACCTGCCCTTAGCTGGCGAATAG
- the glnG gene encoding nitrogen regulation protein NR(I) — translation MSMSNRVWIIDDDRSIRWVLERALTRAGIETKCFENGDRALDDFYSDSPDVVISDIRMPGADGFKLLQRFQAERPALPIIIMTAHSDLDSAVAAYQGGAFEYLPKPFDVDEAVAVTRRALAHASEQQSAGQVALESGNGSKEIIGEAPAMQEVFRAIGRLSHSNITVLINGESGTGKELVAQALHNHSPRKSRPFIALNMAAIPRDLMESELFGHEKGAFTGASAQRTGRFEQADGGTLFLDEIGDMPAETQTRLLRVLADGEFYRVGGHTPVKVDVRIIAATHQDLERLVEEHKFREDLFHRLNVIRIHIPRLADRREDIPRLVRFFFNSAAKDLGVEPKILTRETEEYLAGLDWPGNVRQLENTCRWITVMASGREVHVEDLPQELHQQTAAGETSQDWQKALRLWADRALATGRREILSEAVPAFEKALIEIALKHTAGRKRDAAELLGWGRNTLTRKLKELGMNGEEESG, via the coding sequence GTGAGTATGAGCAATCGCGTTTGGATTATTGATGACGACCGATCGATCCGCTGGGTACTGGAGCGCGCCCTGACCCGGGCCGGTATCGAGACCAAGTGCTTTGAGAACGGCGACCGCGCCCTGGACGATTTCTACAGCGACTCGCCGGATGTGGTGATCAGCGATATCCGCATGCCCGGCGCCGATGGTTTCAAACTATTGCAGCGCTTCCAGGCGGAGCGGCCCGCGCTGCCGATTATCATCATGACCGCCCACTCGGACCTGGACAGCGCCGTGGCCGCCTACCAGGGCGGCGCCTTCGAGTATCTGCCCAAACCCTTCGACGTGGACGAAGCGGTGGCTGTCACCCGCCGCGCCCTGGCCCACGCCAGCGAGCAACAGAGTGCCGGACAGGTTGCCCTGGAGAGCGGCAACGGCAGCAAGGAAATTATCGGCGAGGCGCCGGCCATGCAGGAGGTGTTCCGCGCGATCGGCCGCCTGTCCCACTCCAATATCACCGTGCTGATCAACGGCGAATCCGGCACCGGCAAGGAACTGGTGGCCCAGGCGCTGCACAACCACAGCCCGCGCAAAAGCCGCCCGTTTATCGCCCTGAATATGGCCGCGATTCCCCGGGACCTGATGGAATCCGAATTGTTCGGCCACGAAAAGGGTGCTTTCACCGGCGCCAGCGCCCAGCGCACCGGGCGCTTCGAACAGGCGGACGGCGGCACCCTGTTCCTGGACGAGATCGGCGATATGCCCGCGGAGACCCAGACCCGCCTGCTGCGGGTACTGGCGGACGGCGAATTCTATCGCGTCGGCGGCCACACCCCGGTGAAAGTGGACGTGCGCATTATCGCCGCGACGCACCAGGACCTGGAAAGACTGGTGGAAGAGCACAAATTCCGCGAGGACCTGTTCCACCGCCTCAACGTCATCCGCATCCATATCCCGCGCCTGGCCGACCGCCGCGAGGATATCCCGCGCCTGGTCCGCTTCTTCTTCAACAGCGCCGCCAAGGACTTGGGGGTGGAGCCGAAAATTCTCACCCGCGAGACCGAGGAATACCTCGCCGGCCTGGACTGGCCCGGCAACGTGCGCCAGCTGGAAAACACCTGCCGCTGGATCACCGTGATGGCCTCCGGCCGCGAAGTGCACGTGGAGGACCTGCCCCAGGAACTGCACCAGCAGACAGCCGCCGGCGAGACATCGCAGGACTGGCAAAAAGCGCTGCGCCTCTGGGCCGACCGCGCCCTGGCCACCGGCCGCCGGGAAATTCTCAGCGAGGCGGTGCCGGCATTCGAAAAGGCGCTGATCGAAATTGCCCTCAAGCACACCGCGGGGCGGAAAAGGGATGCGGCGGAACTGTTGGGCTGGGGCCGAAACACCCTGACGCGGAAGCTGAAGGAGTTGGGGATGAACGGGGAGGAGGAGAGTGGTTAA
- a CDS encoding spore coat U domain-containing protein, which yields MAQAVSLFLLFPTPLLAQTSSTTFTVSITVESDCLITANNLNFGAVDDLDQSIAGATNGFVTCSAIVPVSISFNAGTGGSSTFATRQMANGANTINYNIYRDSAHTEILGDGSGGTFTIDFTSTGGNDQFMVFGQTDPGQNPKPIGTYSSTITATITF from the coding sequence TTGGCACAGGCCGTATCTCTCTTTTTGCTCTTCCCCACGCCGCTGCTGGCGCAAACCTCCAGTACCACTTTTACAGTCTCGATCACTGTGGAGAGCGACTGTCTCATCACCGCCAACAATCTCAATTTCGGTGCGGTCGATGATCTGGACCAATCCATAGCGGGTGCCACCAACGGCTTCGTGACCTGCTCCGCAATAGTGCCGGTGAGTATTTCCTTCAATGCCGGTACCGGGGGCAGCAGCACCTTCGCTACCCGACAGATGGCCAACGGCGCCAATACCATCAACTACAACATCTACCGCGATTCCGCCCACACCGAGATCCTCGGCGATGGCAGCGGCGGTACCTTTACCATCGATTTCACCAGTACCGGCGGCAACGATCAGTTTATGGTCTTCGGCCAGACCGATCCCGGGCAGAATCCCAAGCCGATCGGTACCTACAGTTCCACGATTACCGCAACAATCACTTTCTGA
- a CDS encoding spore coat protein U domain-containing protein — protein MQLGTDTIDYQLYSDAARTQVWGDTAGTTAGGTGTERCGPVHPGIRPCAGLGTQAGGQLPGYDYCDGDFLVKSGYHRGFL, from the coding sequence ATGCAGTTGGGAACCGACACCATCGACTACCAGCTCTACAGCGATGCCGCGCGGACCCAGGTCTGGGGCGACACTGCGGGCACCACGGCTGGCGGCACCGGTACCGAGCGGTGCGGCCCAGTCCATCCCGGTATTCGGCCGTGTGCCGGCCTAGGGACCCAAGCCGGAGGGCAGCTACCAGGATACGATTACTGCGACGGTGACTTTTTAGTGAAGTCGGGCTACCATCGCGGGTTTCTCTAA